Proteins encoded together in one Schumannella luteola window:
- a CDS encoding adenosine deaminase, protein MTDASAATPSTAVEGVALVDLPKVSLHDHLDGGLRPGTIIELGAEAGVAVPESDPEALGAWFRAQSDSGSLVEYLKTFDLTIAVMQTEEGLRRVAREFVEDLHADGVLYGELRWAPEQHVQQGLSTDAAVEAVQAGIDEAVASVEANGGWIRAGQLVSAMRHLDNGVEIAELALRHRDDGVHGFDIAGPEDGFPPSRMKDAFDLLLSEGLPITVHAGEAAGLASIRSALIDGHALRLGHGVRIREDIEIVSDDGEAVGVRLGRLAQWVRDRRMPLEVSPSSNLQTGAFAAWGSDFDDHPFDTLYQLGFAVTVNTDNRLMSGTSLTRELGLLSDAFGYDLDDLLTFQLNAAEGAFLPLEDRVELQARIEEGFGLD, encoded by the coding sequence ATGACCGACGCCTCCGCCGCCACTCCGAGCACCGCAGTCGAGGGCGTCGCCCTCGTCGACCTGCCCAAGGTCTCCCTGCACGACCACCTCGACGGCGGCCTGCGCCCCGGCACCATCATCGAGCTCGGCGCCGAAGCCGGCGTCGCGGTGCCCGAGAGCGACCCCGAGGCGCTCGGAGCCTGGTTCCGTGCCCAGTCCGACTCGGGCAGCCTGGTCGAGTACCTCAAGACCTTCGACCTCACGATCGCCGTCATGCAGACCGAGGAGGGTCTGCGCCGCGTCGCCCGCGAGTTCGTCGAAGACCTGCACGCCGATGGCGTGCTCTACGGCGAGCTGCGCTGGGCACCCGAGCAGCACGTGCAGCAGGGCCTCTCGACGGATGCGGCGGTCGAGGCCGTGCAGGCCGGCATCGACGAGGCCGTCGCGAGCGTCGAGGCGAACGGCGGCTGGATCCGCGCCGGTCAGCTGGTGAGCGCCATGCGCCACCTCGACAACGGCGTCGAGATCGCCGAGCTCGCGCTGCGACACCGCGACGACGGGGTGCACGGCTTCGACATCGCCGGCCCCGAGGACGGCTTCCCGCCCAGCCGCATGAAGGACGCCTTCGACCTGCTGCTCAGCGAAGGGCTCCCCATCACCGTGCACGCGGGCGAGGCCGCCGGGCTCGCCTCCATCCGCAGCGCCCTGATCGACGGGCACGCGCTGCGTCTCGGCCACGGCGTGCGCATCCGCGAGGACATCGAGATCGTCAGCGACGACGGCGAGGCCGTAGGCGTGCGTCTCGGCCGCCTCGCCCAGTGGGTGCGCGACCGCCGCATGCCGCTCGAGGTCAGCCCCAGCTCGAACCTGCAGACCGGCGCCTTCGCCGCGTGGGGATCCGACTTCGACGACCACCCCTTCGACACGCTGTACCAGCTCGGCTTCGCGGTCACGGTGAACACCGACAACCGCCTCATGAGCGGAACCTCGCTCACCCGGGAGCTGGGTCTGCTGTCGGATGCCTTCGGCTACGACCTCGACGACCTGCTCACCTTCCAGCTCAACGCGGCCGAGGGCGCCTTCCTGCCGCTCGAAGACCGCGTCGAGCTGCAGGCCCGCATCGAAGAGGGCTTCGGTCTCGACTGA
- a CDS encoding PTS sugar transporter subunit IIA: MALPPLGDEVIVIRGEAADWRAAIRLAGDALVRGGAARPAYSDAMVRMIDEHGPYAVISPGLALAHARPGPDVLADGLSVVTLAEPVLFGHPQNDPVRVVLGLAVATPARHLTAIADLANVFNDSDTTERLAAADDADAVRAILAG, translated from the coding sequence ATGGCTCTTCCCCCTCTCGGCGACGAGGTGATCGTGATCCGCGGCGAGGCCGCGGACTGGCGTGCCGCGATCCGGCTGGCCGGCGATGCGCTCGTGCGCGGCGGCGCCGCCCGCCCCGCGTACAGCGACGCGATGGTGCGCATGATCGACGAGCACGGCCCCTACGCCGTGATCTCGCCCGGACTCGCGCTCGCGCACGCCCGCCCGGGGCCGGATGTGCTGGCCGACGGCCTCTCGGTCGTCACGCTGGCCGAGCCGGTGCTGTTCGGGCATCCGCAGAACGATCCGGTGCGGGTCGTGCTCGGTCTCGCGGTCGCGACGCCGGCGCGGCACCTGACGGCGATCGCCGACCTCGCGAACGTGTTCAACGACTCGGACACGACCGAGCGCCTCGCCGCCGCCGACGACGCGGATGCGGTGCGCGCGATCCTCGCCGGCTGA
- a CDS encoding PTS sugar transporter subunit IIB: MKIVAICGAGIGTSGILKVNAERVLQRLGITAAVVATDLDSLQAEADDAQVILTSPEFVAQIGKTFADVIVIDNYFDTAELTTKLESALG; the protein is encoded by the coding sequence ATGAAGATCGTGGCGATCTGCGGCGCCGGAATCGGCACCAGCGGCATCCTCAAGGTGAATGCCGAGCGCGTGCTGCAGCGGCTCGGCATCACGGCGGCCGTCGTCGCGACCGACCTCGACTCGCTGCAGGCCGAGGCGGATGACGCGCAGGTCATCCTGACGAGTCCCGAGTTCGTGGCGCAGATCGGAAAGACCTTCGCCGACGTCATCGTGATCGACAACTACTTCGACACGGCCGAGCTGACGACGAAGCTCGAGTCCGCCCTCGGCTGA
- a CDS encoding phospho-sugar mutase, producing MSDGVAPHSTLAAARAWIAQDPDETTRAELQKLVDAAGDDVATVAADDAGGAGEHAAHAARELAARFDGRLEFGTAGLRGELGAGPQRMNRVLVAQAAAGLASFLLARESHPTIVVGFDGRHNSEVFARDTVELMQGAGVDARLMPRRLPTPVLAFAVRRLDASAGVMVTASHNPARDNGYKVYLGGADAGSQIVSPSDGEIQAEILRVAAGSIADLPRSDAWQLVDESVVDEYVSTTAAVASDAARPIPFVYTAMHGVGYETAARVFAAAGFGEPVVVAEQRDPDPDFPTVPFPNPEEEGAMDLSFALAARSGVKLIIANDPDADRLAVGIPDASTTEGWRRLTGNEVGLLLGDRAARLAVAAVADAADADASGPDATPRPIGTLACSLVSSPGLGAIARAAGLDHAETLTGFKWISRAPELAFGFEEALGYLVNPGSIRDKDGISAAVALLDLAAGLDAEGRTIADALDDLAERVGGYASGQISIRVAELADIPRMAGALRAAPPTSIGGVAVVSAEDFLEGVGDYPKGDILRYRLEGDGRVIVRPSGTEPKLKVYIDAASTTGPGAERLAAARELVARLDTGMRELLS from the coding sequence ACGGCGTGGCCCCGCACTCGACGCTCGCCGCCGCGCGCGCCTGGATCGCGCAGGACCCCGACGAGACCACCCGAGCCGAGCTGCAGAAGCTGGTGGATGCGGCCGGCGACGACGTCGCGACGGTCGCGGCCGATGACGCCGGCGGCGCGGGCGAGCACGCGGCGCACGCCGCCCGCGAGCTGGCCGCCCGCTTCGACGGTCGCCTCGAGTTCGGCACCGCCGGACTGCGCGGCGAGCTCGGCGCCGGGCCGCAGCGCATGAACCGCGTGCTCGTGGCGCAGGCCGCCGCCGGGCTGGCGTCGTTCCTGCTCGCGCGCGAGTCGCATCCGACGATCGTGGTCGGCTTCGACGGACGCCACAACAGCGAGGTCTTCGCCCGCGACACGGTCGAGCTCATGCAGGGCGCCGGCGTCGACGCCCGACTGATGCCGCGCCGCCTGCCGACGCCCGTGCTCGCCTTCGCCGTGCGCCGCCTCGACGCGAGCGCCGGCGTCATGGTCACCGCGAGCCACAACCCGGCCCGCGACAACGGCTACAAGGTCTACCTCGGCGGCGCGGACGCGGGTTCGCAGATCGTGTCGCCCTCCGATGGCGAGATCCAGGCCGAGATCCTGCGCGTCGCGGCCGGATCGATCGCCGACCTGCCGCGCTCCGACGCCTGGCAGCTCGTCGACGAGTCCGTCGTCGACGAGTACGTGTCGACCACAGCCGCCGTCGCGAGCGACGCGGCACGGCCCATCCCCTTCGTCTACACGGCCATGCACGGCGTCGGCTACGAGACGGCCGCGCGCGTGTTCGCCGCTGCCGGCTTCGGCGAGCCGGTCGTCGTCGCCGAGCAGCGCGATCCCGACCCCGACTTCCCGACGGTCCCCTTCCCCAACCCGGAGGAGGAGGGCGCGATGGATCTGTCGTTCGCGCTCGCGGCCCGCAGCGGGGTGAAGCTGATCATCGCGAACGACCCCGATGCCGACCGGCTCGCGGTCGGCATCCCCGACGCCTCGACGACCGAGGGCTGGCGCCGCCTCACCGGCAACGAAGTCGGGCTGCTGCTCGGCGATCGCGCCGCGCGGCTGGCGGTCGCCGCGGTGGCGGATGCGGCGGATGCGGACGCGTCCGGCCCGGATGCGACCCCGCGCCCGATCGGGACGCTCGCCTGCTCGCTCGTCTCCTCCCCCGGCCTCGGCGCGATCGCGCGTGCCGCCGGGCTCGACCACGCCGAGACGCTCACCGGCTTCAAGTGGATCTCGCGCGCACCCGAGCTCGCCTTCGGCTTCGAGGAGGCGCTCGGCTACCTGGTGAACCCGGGCAGCATCCGCGACAAGGACGGCATCTCGGCAGCGGTCGCGCTGCTCGACCTCGCCGCCGGGCTGGATGCCGAGGGCCGCACGATCGCCGACGCGCTCGACGATCTGGCCGAGCGCGTCGGCGGCTACGCCTCGGGGCAGATCTCGATCCGCGTCGCCGAGCTGGCCGACATCCCGCGGATGGCCGGCGCGCTGCGCGCCGCGCCGCCGACGTCGATCGGCGGCGTCGCCGTGGTCTCGGCCGAGGACTTCCTCGAGGGGGTCGGCGATTACCCGAAGGGCGACATCCTGCGCTATCGGCTCGAGGGCGACGGCCGCGTGATCGTGCGCCCGAGCGGCACAGAGCCGAAGCTCAAGGTCTACATCGACGCGGCATCCACGACCGGCCCGGGCGCCGAGCGCCTGGCCGCCGCGCGCGAGCTCGTCGCGCGACTCGATACGGGGATGCGCGAGCTGCTGAGCTGA